TTGGTTATAACAGAATTTCAGGAGGCAAGGATGCTTCAAAAAGGGTAACTTGTATGGACTATTAAGACAACGGAACTCATGCCAGACTAAGAAACAAGCGACTAGTTAAAGAAACGCAAACAACAGAATTTATTTCTCATCCAAACACATGTGGTTGATGATGCTGAATATAGTTAGATGAGGGCAAATCACCACTCAAGATGGTAACTGTAGCAACTTGTTTCGAATAACAATCAACAGAATGCAGTTGTAACTCATTAAAAGCTGAACTCACAAGCCCTCTCTTGGTTTAGGTTCTAGGAACTACTGCAAAACAGTGTAAAATCTGGACTATACTTTGGTATCCAGATCTTACTATCATTCGCATCGTCGGGACTGTCACCGTTATCAAGGTAACATACAGACATCCCAATAGATATAGCGAAGCCATATGTTTATTTGGGATACCCCCAGCATGCAACAAATTAAACTGGTTAGCGATTTAGACAACTTAAACATAGGAATATAATACTTTGACATACAACGCAGTCACTTGATTGTTCAAATCATTATAATAAATTGAAACATGCTACTCCTGTCACCTACATCAAAGATGATATTACCTACACTATGACTGTATAAGGGAACACTACATCAACAATCGATGATGGTAGACAGAACTAAGGGGAATAGTTTACTATCAAAACTGGTACTCACGAACATAGCTTCCAAGCTTGAATTACCTCTTCCTGGACAGGGATATTACGCTAGTGATCACAGCAGTTTACTTATCAATACCAAAAGCCCCATCATCATTTTGCCTTATTTAACCAACCAACAGTTGTCACAATTCCAGTAAGCATGAGTTCCTATTTCAAGTTGGTATCGGGTGAAAAGTCCTAAAGGATAGATATCTAAATATGCCTAGTCCAACGTGCTCATTGATAATCACTACATTATTTAATCAATAACTAATTGGAAACACATTCGAGCGACTAATTTGATGACCGTAAACATTACAACTAACTTTAACTAATGAACAAGTCCTTACTTCGTACTCAATAAAACTATGAGGGCATAATgcaataaaaaaaagaagtagaACATCGTTTCCGTAACAAatttttattcacttatttCTTTCGAGATACACCGACTGTTCGTCCACGTCGTCCAGTTGTTCTTGTGTGTTGACCGCGAACTCGCAATCTAAAATTACCATAAAAGCAtatgaataatgaacaagagtAGGTATTATTTATGCACATAAGTACACTGATAACTGACACGATGGGACCAACTTAGGACGCACTAAATGCATTAATGATAACAGTGCGAAGCCCGTTTTGACCATTAGAACAACTACCTAAATGCTGTGGGTTGTTCTACTGTAGTGACTCAAACTAACTCATCTACTTAGGAAACTAATTTGATATCCTAAGTTCAACAGAGACTGTGGACGGAGCGCTCATATTCGGAGTTACTCGGATTTTTGTACTTGTGACAAGAAATCTGTTGTGGACAGTCATTACTTTTTATACAGTGAGTTGAAGGGCGTTTTTACACATAGCACGACTACCAACAACTAGAAGTTCCTGTGCAAGGAGTTAAAAAGGTCTAACCGATCAAGGAAAAAGAAATTTGCGACTCAGAACATAACAAACAAACAGCAACTATGTAACGTTTATCCTATTTTCTAATAGCGTGAGTTCAGTGCTTACAGAAATGAGTACAGATAATTGATGGCATGTCAAAACACCTTAATTTAGTCGGCCAGGTACAACGGAATTAATTAGTGTCTAACATAAGTTAAGAACTCCTATTAAAATTTAAACGACCAGATCAGCTGTAGACTGAATGTTTAGATATGACGATTATTACCTAGCAGATGAAGTGACGAGAGACGCCTTGTAAGCCAAGATCGATATATGTTCACACACTTCGATATAGAATAACGAATGAGGTGAATCATCGGTGAACATTGTAAATCAATAGGAACTACACGAAGATAATTTCCGCTAGCTGTGCAAATGCACACGCCCTATTTCGCAACGTTCGAGAAAGTGCTTGGCACAAGCAAATCATGCATGACTGCATCACGTCCATGACAAAACGCGACAGTTCACTGAAGCGAATGTTGTACCGAAAAACGTTTCAACATGACAATGATGTCTGAATGACTAATTTACGTACCCCCAATAGTGACGTATACCCCGATGGGATCTTATCCTCTTTAATCGTTCAAGATCTTCACGCAGCTTAGTTTCCAAAGCACCAGACATCAACTGTGAGTGTTTGCCATCATCGACATCTTTCTGTCTATTTAGAAACCAATCAGGGATCTTGTACTGCCTTGGATTGCTCATAACTGTTACAAGCTTTTCAACCTCATCTTCAGTTAGTTCACCAGCACGCTTGTTAAGGTCGATATCAGCTTTTTTGCATACTACATTAGCATAGCGTCGGCCAACACCTTTAATCGAAGTTATAGCATACATTATTTTCAGTTGACCATCAATATTCGTGTTCATAACACGAAGAATGTGCTGAAACTTTTCTGGTAGCATAAGAtcctaaacaaaatatattaaagAAACAAATCTACACTAACCATCGTGGCTAGCGACTTTGATCAAATATCCCGGTTACTATGAGACGACAAAAAGTCGCCGCCTGGATTTTACACGAACCACTTTAAACACAGTGTCTGATAGACTTCAAGAAACGTAATTCCAGAAAATCTTGTCGCACTTCGTGACCTATTACTCAACTTTATGTACGCACAAAATATTCTTATACTTTACAATTACGATATGAACAATATATCTTCATACTTTAAGTGAGCTGGACGTGATCGTTAAAATTGAGTGAAAAGTCTAGCTGGTAACTCGGCTAAAACTGTCTTTTAAATTTACTCATGTAGGGTTCGTCACATCTAACATAAAACTTGTCAACATGGGGAATCAAAACACCTAGACATTTTTCAATTAACGACACTTCTAAATGGTAATATACTCAGTTATATACGTATTTTGCAACACTCTCCGGATGAAACACCTACTTTTTTAGAATCTGAAGCAAGCTAATTGTTAACCGCCGAACTTTGAAGTTCAGTCATGCTCTCCTGAAATTTCAGCTTATCATAATGGTTTCTAAATCGTTAATAAAGCTCAATATCACTAGTGGAAATTCACTTCCGAAGACACTTATTAGGGGGGGGCATTAATAGGACTGAACAGTGTGGAATACCAGTAGGATAGTGCTCAAGTATAGACAAATTAACATATCATAAATGTTATTATATAGTTCAAGGGAAATTTGAGCTTTGAATGATTAGATGAAATAGAAATCTGTATATGTGTGCAGCCAGTTTTAATCTTCACCAGGCGAAACCTAAGAAGTGGAAGGAATGTAATATTTTGAATGTTGTGTTTTTAACCACATGTAGTTGAACTTCCGCTTGAGAACCATAACAATTACCAATATTTTGTCTTTTAATAGGCTGAAAGAACTCTGAGATCAAAAAGTGTTTTACTTGTTTAAGCCTTATCTTGTGCATCTGCTTCAAGGTATATCACGTTTTAAACAATGCTGCTTGGTGGAAAATATTTCATGTTCTTGCTTTTCGAAAGATGTGCGATGATAAACAAACTCATGAAACAAAGTTTCATAAGTTATCCACATTGAAGATGACCCTTTAGTTCTATTGTGACAACCCGTCAAGCACTCGCACCAGACCACTCCTAGATACACCGTGCTGCATATCTCTTACAACAACTAGTCAGCTAAGATTTCAAATACTTTGTCACAACTTCTATTATCCAAACATCTCCACTAGTCCTTTCATTGTCGACATCTGGCTCAATTCCTTTTCAGGGTTCGTGTGTAAGAAGAGGTTTTGGATGACGGTATTATTAGGTACTGAATATGTGTGACATCTCTAGGAAAATAGTATACTTTGTTTATAGGAATACGGTCGATTTCGTTTCTTACTGACGTTGATATCCCACATAAAGCTATGCTTTCCCTTCATGATTATCCTCTTTTGCATGGTCAGTACTTCTTCTACATCAATACGAAAATTATTCTAGTGAACGAAAAATAATGAATGCTTTCACAATAAATCCCCACGAACCCCTTCGAAACGAGTGGGCATCCAAGACCTTGATGTGGTGGAACATCTCTAAGACTTTTGATAACGCTGCTGGGCTGACATGTTTCCATATCCTGGTCGATTGGTCCCCTGATGTTTTGCCGGGACCATGCAGTGTTTTTAATACAACGCACTGCACAAGTAGGTTGTGATTCGCACATTATTCCACACGTGAAGCCTCGATCAATCAATTCTAATAAACTTTTCTCATCTTGAAAGTGTTCTTTGTATGTTCTTCCCTGAAAGTTTACTAAAATCTAATGTCATATTGTGTAGAACATTGTTGGATACTTATGTGATCAGTGTCCATTATCTTGACAAAGGAGTAATCCATCTAGAACATTCCACGCGAGGACAACTTATGAGGTCAACTAAACATTTCACAGCTAGAGGTACATATCTAGTAGTGAACTTACTAGGTGACCATACTGTTTTCCAGAACCAGAAGAATTCTAAGAAAACCCTTTTCATATATTTTGTGCCCATTTCTCAGCTGTTTTCCTGATCTTTTACGAAAGGTGGGGTATGTAGATAAGCTCATTTCAATTTAACTTGTTGAAGATATTCAGAGGGAAGACAGATCAAGTCCGGGCCAGAAAATGGTCATTTTGATCGTGTTAACTTTGATCTCATGAGTTAAAAAGCAAAATAATTGACTTCACATACATCTTTAGACAAGTTAGTCATTTTATACAATTTCGGAAGCCGTGCCTTACAATGGTAACATTGTTGCAGCCGATGGTAACATCTTCGTTGCACAATAGGCCCTCTTATAACAGCGACTGATCATAGAAGCCAATCAGAACGTGGAGCACTTCATTATAGCTAAGTATCCGTAGTTACAAACTACTGTGAACAAACTGATGGCACGTTATAGTGACCACACAGTCTCATTACCTCTTATACTTACTCGAACCTGTTTGTTCGACCACTGACAATTTTAGCCAATCCTGCATGAAGTTTAATCCAATATATGGTTGCCCTTGCTACGACTGACGACTCATTTTACTTTTGTCACCAACACAAAGACAACATTATTAATGTATAGTTAGATATTTTTCCGCGATGCTGGTATGACCTTAGGTTTCCTGGGTCAAACGATAGGAACAATCCAATAAAATATACTGTTGCCCTGCGGTAACACCAAGTACTCAGTTAAGAGGTCAACCTTTGTTACTTTAGACGAAGTTAGATGGAGAACATAACGAAGGCACAAATGAAGGAATGTAACGACTGAAACTACAGTATCTAGCATTAACACAGAACTAACGAACCATGATTCATTTAAGCAGAACAAGAACGGCAAGGTATGCAGAACAAAACGAATTCATTCTATTCCGCGGTTTCTTATCAATTGAACATAATCTAAAATCACAACCTTTAGCATACTTTAGTCTGTGAATTTTGGATGAACATACGTAACCAATATCATAGTAATCAGAAGAATATTAAAGATTGATGTGCAATTGCATTTTCGGAAGCGATGATTTAAAGCATGTGTAAAGGCAATTAAACTAACAAGTGATTTGGAGTGGTTCCATGAGCTTTTAACAATTCTTTAGTTACCTGACCTTTTCCCTCATCTCCCTCTTTCAGTAATTCTTTTTGAATGTGTCGACAAAGCGCTCCCTCTGTCCACTGGATTGAGGGCGATAGGGTGGAGAGGGTATATGCTGAATTCAATAATTCCATGAATTGTGAGCAATTGTCGGTCACCAAAGTCTCCGGAACTCCAAAGCAGCTAAACAATCCAGATAACTTGCTGGATTTAAACCGTTCCAATTTAACAATGGAGAATGATTATTTTCAAAGTAAAAAGTATCTCAAACAGTACAGCTTGTGCTATAGTCAAAGGTTTCTCTAGCACAGCAAAATGAATGGTTAATAAA
The sequence above is drawn from the Schistosoma mansoni strain Puerto Rico chromosome 3, complete genome genome and encodes:
- a CDS encoding putative 40s ribosomal protein S18, with the protein product MDLMLPEKFQHILRVMNTNIDGQLKIMYAITSIKGVGRRYANVVCKKADIDLNKRAGELTEDEVEKLVTVMSNPRQYKIPDWFLNRQKDVDDGKHSQLMSGALETKLREDLERLKRIRSHRGIRHYWGLRVRGQHTRTTGRRGRTVGVSRKK